In Paenibacillus durus, the DNA window TTGACGAGAATGGCCGGCACGCCGAGATCCTTGAGAATAAGCGTGGTCAGAATACTGGACTGAATATCCTCGCCAATCGCTACCACGACCACATCAAAATTACGGACGCCCAGCGCGCGCAGCGCTTCCTCATCCGTCGAATCCGCCGATACGGCATGCGTTACGATTGCGGAGATTTCCTGCACGCGCTGCTCGTCCGAATCAATAGCCAGCACATCATAGCCCATACCGCTGAGCGCTTTGGCAACGCTTGAACCGAAGCGGCCCATTCCGATTATGGCGAATTGCTTCTTGGCCATCTGTTCTCCCCCCGTATGCAGTCGATTATCTCAAAACAGTATAGCACAAGGCGAATTAAACTTGAATTTTAGGCCCCAGCGCAGGGCATATTATGTTCAGCATATACACATTTTTTTGAAAAAGGAGCCCTCCACATGTCCATTACGCTCGACTTGCGCCAGGCGGTCATCCATAAAATCCAGGGTCATTCCAAAACCGAACTGCGGGAAATGATCGACGGTTCGGTGGACGGTCCGGAAACCGCATTGCCGGGACTCGGCGCCGTCTTTGAAATAATCTGGAAAGACCTCGATCCCGCTAAAAAAGATAATGTCGTCACGATGCTGCACGAACATCTGAAGTCCTCCGCTCCGGGTCCGACTACCAGCGGCATTTGAAGCATTGGAAAAAGCCTCCGTACCCCTGCGCAAAACGCGCGAGAGACGGAGGCTTTTACTTAATTCCGGCATAACTTGCCGACTATCTTAAACTTACGGCGCCGTTTCCAGAAACTTGGCTGTCGGATTTTTCTCGATCGCCGTCCGCATCGCGTACTCGTTCTCGAACAGCACGACGAAATTGCCCTTTTTATCCGTAACGAGCGTCGAATTGATCCGGAACTTGCTCGGGTCCGGCTTGTTCTCGTCCACAATCCAGCGCGCGAACTGATATGGCATCCGCTGAAGCTGCACATCCACGCCGTACTCGCCCTTCATCCGGTACTCGAACACTTCAAATTGCAGCTGTCCGACCACACCCAGCAGAATATCGTCGAAGCTGACCGTACGGAACACCTGAATCATGCCCTCTTCCGTCAGCTGATCGATTCCCTTCTGGAACTGCTTCGACTTCAGCGCATTCTTAATGCTGACCTTGGCAAAAATCTCGGGGGAGAAAGTCGGCATCTCGTCGAACACCACATCGCCCGCTTGACTGAGCGAATCGCCGATACGGAATATGCCGGGGTCGAACAGACCGATAATATCTCCCGGATACGCCTCCTCGACGATATCGCGGTCCTGGGCAAGAAACTGCTGCGGCTGCGACAGCTTGATATCCTTGCCGGCGCGCACATGCTTCACGCTCATGCCGCGCTCGAATTTGCCGGAAACGATGCGCAGGAAAGCAATCCGGTCGCGGTGGGCCGGGTTCATATTCGCCTGGATTTTGAACACATAGCCGGTAAACTTCTCGTTTGTCGGCTCCACAATACCCGCCGTGCTGCGGCGCGGCTCCGGCTTAGGAGCGAGCTGCAGGAAATTTTCCAGGAACGTCTGCACGCCGAAGTTGTTGATCGCACTGCCAAAGAAGACCGGAGTCAATTCGCCGCGCAGCACCTTCTCATAATCGAAAGGATCTCCAGCAACATCAAGCAGCTCAAGATCCTGGCACAACTGGTCATGCAGATAGTCGCCCGCCATCTCGCGGATTACGGGATCATGATAGTCATCCACCTTCTGCACTTTAATGACCGAATGATCGTCGCCTTGGAACAACTCCACCTGATTCTTCATCCGGTCGTAGACGCCGCTCAGCTCGCGTCCCGTACCGATCGGCCAGTTCATCGGCACCGAACGGATACCCAGCACCTGCTCCAGCTCCTCCATCAGCTCAAAGGGATTGCGGCCCTCGCGATCGAGTTTGTTGATGAATGTAAAGATCGGAATGCCCCGCTTCGCGCATACCTGGAACAGCTTGATTGTCTGCGCTTCGACGCCTTTGGCGACGTCGATCAGCATGACCGCGCTGTCGGCAGCAGTCAATGTGCGGTAGGTGTCTTCACTGAAGTCTTGGTGACCCGGCGTATCCAGAATGTTGACCCGGTGGCCTTCATAATCGAACTGCATAACCGAGGAAGTGACGGAGATACCGCGCTGCTTCTCAATCTCCATCCAGTCACTTGTCGCGTGCTTGCTTGCTTTGCGGGCCTTAACCGTTCCCGCCAGCCGGATGGCGCCGCCGAACAGCAGCAGCTTCTCCGTAAGTGTCGTTTTACCTGCGTCAGGGTGGGAAATAATCGCGAATGTTCTGCGTTTATCCACTTCCTGCTGCAAATTCTGATCCATCGTTTGACTCATTGCACATATCCCTTCATATCTGAATTGTTCATGTTCCGAATTAGCGCCTTAAGAATAAAACTGTATCAAATCGGCTTAATGGCCATTATTCTTTGCTCCTATCGCTAAATTAGCCGTCCTTTCCCGCAGCCTGTCGGCCTTTATCTCTCACAGCCGAAGGACATATTAAAGCGGGCATCCTTTAAAGTATATCAAAATCGGGGCGGCATTATCTACCTAAATACAAGCTCCGAGAAAAAAATCTCCCCGCTCTAGGGCTCTAGGGCAGGGAGATTTCTGAATATCTATCTGGTTAACAATATTAATTGTTCACAGACCATACAACGTTGTCTTCTTTCTGCCCGTTGACCGGCCACCATTGGAAGCCATCCTGTTCAAGCAGTTGAGCCGCTTCAACCGGACCCCAGGTGCCTGCCGGATAAGAAGCCAGATCGCTGGCATCCTCTTTCCAGGCTTTGGCGATATGGTCCACGAACGACCAGGCCGAGGATACTTCATCCCAGCGGGTGAAGTAGGTGGAATCCCCACGCGCGGCATCATGCAGCAGGCGCTCGTAGGCTTCCGGCGAGTTGATGCCGATCAGACAGCTTTGGCAGAAATCCATTGCCAGCGGCTGAATTTCCGACTCCGAGCCCGGCTTCTTGGCATTAATCTTCACATAAATGCCTTCCATTGGGTTAACGCGGATAACGAGCAGGTTCGGTTCAAGGTTATGCTTCTGACCCAAGTAGACATTGGTAGGCATCCGTTTGAACTCCACGACCACCTCGGTCGTCTTTGCCGGCAGGCGTTTGCCTGTGCGGATGTAGAACGGTACGCCCGCCCAGCGGAAATTATCTACGAATACCCGGGCCGCAAAATACGTTTCCGTGGTGGATTCCGGGTTTACCTTGTCTTCCTGACGGTAAGCAGGCGCAGACTTGCCATTGTACAGACCCTGTGAATACTGCCCGCGCACTACGTTCTGGCGCACTTCTTCCCCGGTTGCATACGGACGAAGCGAACGCAGCACCTTGACCTTCTCGTCGCGGATATCTTCCGGCAACAGACGGCTTGGCGGCTCCATCGCAATCATGGTCAGCAATTGAAGCATATGGTTCTGAGCCATATCCCGCAGCGCTCCGGCATGGTCATAATAGCCGCCGCGCTCTTCGACACCGACGGTTTCAGCAAGCGTAATCTGGATGTTGGCAATATGCTGCTTGTTCCAGAGCGGCTCGAAAAAGGCGTTGGCAAAACGGATCACTTCGATGTTCTGCACCATTTCCTTGCCAAGATAATGGTCGATCCGGTAAATTTCCTCTTCCTCAAACACCTGGCGGATCTGCTCGTTCAGCTTCTCGGCCGATTCCAGATCGTAGCCGAAAGGCTTCTCGATCACCAGACGGTTCCAGCCCTGTCCGTTCAGCATGCCTCCGGCTTTCAGGTTGAAGGAGACGCCGCCGAACAGCTCAGGGGCGAGCGCCAGGTAGAACAGCCGGTTACCCGGAATGCGAAACCGCTCTTCCAGCGCTTCCGTCTGCGCCTTAAGCTCGCGGAACCCGTCAACATTGTTGATATCAAGCGACTTATACTCAAAATGATCGACAAATCTATTCCATTCGTTATCGTCGGTCGCCTTGTAACGGCTAAACTCGGTTATCGATGCCTTTACATCTTCTTTAAATTCTTCGGGAGTCCGGGGACGGCGCGCCACGCCGATTACCGCAAAATCCTCAGCCAGCTTTCCCTCGCGGTACAAGCTGTAGATGGCCGGAAAAAGCTTGCGCCGGGCCAAGTCTCCGGTCGCACCAAAAATAAAAAAAACAGCACCTGGTGTAGTCAATTCGTCAAAGGTTTGATTTTCAGCCATGGCTCCTCATCTTTCTCTATGATATAGTTTATTAAAATCCATTTTCACGTCTAATGTTAGTAAAAAGGTTATAACGACGTGATGCCATTTTATCATATTCCGAAAAAGGATGCTATTACATTCCTGACAGTTTCTCTCGGATTTCGGCAAAGTTCGATTACTGTTTCTTATCGTTCTCTATAATTGAGCTTATAATAGCTGAAAAAATCAATATTCAATCGTAATCAGCGGGAACCCGAGAGTCACCCGGCTGCTGCCTTTGGCAACGTCTTTGTGAATCGCTGCTTGTACGGCAAGACGATGCGCTCCGCTCTGCACCGTATGCAGTATAGATGGCACGGTATAGGAGGTGCTGGCGGTTGTCTCGTCTTCGTAAGTTTCAGCAGCACTCATGCCCTGCAGCTTATCTGCAAGCGTATGCTTCGTCAGCTTCAGCGCCTGACTGGCATCCCCGTGCTCCTTGGCAGTTCCCTGCAGGGAGACATTCCAGTCGGCGGCAACGCTTGCGGATGTCATCATCATCCCGGCCTGTTGAACAGACCCGGCGAGTCCCGTAGTACGGGACAGATCGGTCGTTTCCAGCGTCACGATGACGTAGCTCTCTCCCTCCCCCATTTCGCTCCAGAATAATGAGGTCTTCATTTCTCCAGACTTGGAAGAGGAACGGTAAGCGGTATGGCCTTCTTCTTCCGACTTAACGACAGTCTGGAGCCCGAGAGACTTCGAGAGGGAGTTTGCGGCAGAGAATGCTTTGCCCGCATCCCCTATATAGCTGCCCTGCCATTTAAAGACAAGCCGTATCGGTGAGTCCGGTTCTGTCACGCTGCGGCCGAGATCCGTTAGCAGCAGTACCGCTGCGGACGGTGTACCCGCCAATCCAGCACGGTCCTCCGTTTCCAGTGCAGCATTTGGCTGCTGAGCCTTGGAATAGACCCCAGCAGCAGGACTGGCTTCCACTCCGTTCCGAAAGCCCGCCAGCACCAGCGCCGCACAGCACAACCCAATCAGCAGCAGCGTTCCCTTGTTTGAGCTCTTTCCCCGGTTTTCCATTCGTTTCTCTCCCTCTCGGTTCCGTTCTAGCAATCTACTAGACAGGATAACCGTTTTGGGAGATTTTATACCGAAGCAAAAAGAAACGTCTGACAGCGTCCCTGATGGGCGCAAGTACGTTTCTCATAGAAATATAAGGCCATATTTGCAAAAAAGGCTCGTTTTGACTGACGGCATTAACGCTTGTTACGTAAGCTTGCCCGGTAATGAGAATATCGCAGCAGAGTTGATATACGTGATGAAAGCGCCGGTCCGCATCGCGTCAACCGTCCGGTTAATGATCGGCGTGCGCTATGCCGGCGGCCGCCTGTCCGGCAATACTACTCAGCCAGTCCGTTCTTGTAAGCGTAGATGGCCGCCTGCGTGCGGTCCTCAACGCCCAGCTTGGCGAGAATGTTCGTGACATGGAACTTCACCGTCTTGATGCCGATAATGAGCTGGTCGGCAATATCCTGGTTGGACTTGCCCTGCGCCAGCAGCTTCAGCACTTCCATCTCCCGGTCCGTCAGCTCCGAGTGAGCGGGAGCTTCAATGCGTGCATCGCTGCGGAACCGGTTCATCATTTTGGAGGCGACCTCCGAGACCAGGACCGATTGTCCCCGTGCCG includes these proteins:
- a CDS encoding small acid-soluble spore protein SspI; amino-acid sequence: MSITLDLRQAVIHKIQGHSKTELREMIDGSVDGPETALPGLGAVFEIIWKDLDPAKKDNVVTMLHEHLKSSAPGPTTSGI
- a CDS encoding peptide chain release factor 3 yields the protein MSQTMDQNLQQEVDKRRTFAIISHPDAGKTTLTEKLLLFGGAIRLAGTVKARKASKHATSDWMEIEKQRGISVTSSVMQFDYEGHRVNILDTPGHQDFSEDTYRTLTAADSAVMLIDVAKGVEAQTIKLFQVCAKRGIPIFTFINKLDREGRNPFELMEELEQVLGIRSVPMNWPIGTGRELSGVYDRMKNQVELFQGDDHSVIKVQKVDDYHDPVIREMAGDYLHDQLCQDLELLDVAGDPFDYEKVLRGELTPVFFGSAINNFGVQTFLENFLQLAPKPEPRRSTAGIVEPTNEKFTGYVFKIQANMNPAHRDRIAFLRIVSGKFERGMSVKHVRAGKDIKLSQPQQFLAQDRDIVEEAYPGDIIGLFDPGIFRIGDSLSQAGDVVFDEMPTFSPEIFAKVSIKNALKSKQFQKGIDQLTEEGMIQVFRTVSFDDILLGVVGQLQFEVFEYRMKGEYGVDVQLQRMPYQFARWIVDENKPDPSKFRINSTLVTDKKGNFVVLFENEYAMRTAIEKNPTAKFLETAP
- the zwf gene encoding glucose-6-phosphate dehydrogenase translates to MAENQTFDELTTPGAVFFIFGATGDLARRKLFPAIYSLYREGKLAEDFAVIGVARRPRTPEEFKEDVKASITEFSRYKATDDNEWNRFVDHFEYKSLDINNVDGFRELKAQTEALEERFRIPGNRLFYLALAPELFGGVSFNLKAGGMLNGQGWNRLVIEKPFGYDLESAEKLNEQIRQVFEEEEIYRIDHYLGKEMVQNIEVIRFANAFFEPLWNKQHIANIQITLAETVGVEERGGYYDHAGALRDMAQNHMLQLLTMIAMEPPSRLLPEDIRDEKVKVLRSLRPYATGEEVRQNVVRGQYSQGLYNGKSAPAYRQEDKVNPESTTETYFAARVFVDNFRWAGVPFYIRTGKRLPAKTTEVVVEFKRMPTNVYLGQKHNLEPNLLVIRVNPMEGIYVKINAKKPGSESEIQPLAMDFCQSCLIGINSPEAYERLLHDAARGDSTYFTRWDEVSSAWSFVDHIAKAWKEDASDLASYPAGTWGPVEAAQLLEQDGFQWWPVNGQKEDNVVWSVNN
- a CDS encoding YwmB family TATA-box binding protein, which produces MENRGKSSNKGTLLLIGLCCAALVLAGFRNGVEASPAAGVYSKAQQPNAALETEDRAGLAGTPSAAVLLLTDLGRSVTEPDSPIRLVFKWQGSYIGDAGKAFSAANSLSKSLGLQTVVKSEEEGHTAYRSSSKSGEMKTSLFWSEMGEGESYVIVTLETTDLSRTTGLAGSVQQAGMMMTSASVAADWNVSLQGTAKEHGDASQALKLTKHTLADKLQGMSAAETYEDETTASTSYTVPSILHTVQSGAHRLAVQAAIHKDVAKGSSRVTLGFPLITIEY